Below is a genomic region from Brassica oleracea var. oleracea cultivar TO1000 chromosome C9, BOL, whole genome shotgun sequence.
GGTACTGCATAAAATGGTTTTACCTCCCGTCCAAATTGTGCAGGGAATACTTCGTTCTCTTCTAGGGTGTGTGATAGCACAGTTCCATCAGGAAGTTCCACATAGAAGAGACCCAAAGCTGCATCGTATTCCTTCTGCAGATACTTTCTGCCCTCGGAACTATCACTAACTGCGACAAAGACAACATAATTTAGTACAAGAACTCAAAATGCAAAGAAGAACGTAGGTATAGTCTGAGTTGATAAGGTCCAATGATTCGATAAGATAGAGAAGAGAAACAACAAGAGATGTAGCTTACACTTTTTGGTCACAAGCTTAAAGCCCAGTTTTTCAGCAGCCAGGCTAAATATATTAGGAAGAAGACGAGCTCTGGATGATGGAACAGGAACAACCTACAGAAAGTATAAAAATAAAACTAATGTAAGCAACTTTACAGCCCTAAAGATCTACCTGATTTGGAACTGAAACTTTTCTTACCTGGAGGTTAGCATGAGAAACACGTTTAGAGACCAATTCAAAGAAAACTGCATCATTTCCTTGGCTCTTATAACAATTTCTCAGACCATTTTGGTATCTACTGAGCTCTGATTCACCCTCAGGGGACAAAGCCAGAGTATTGGGCAAATGTTCGATTGGGATTATCAATATGTGGTCGTCGACTAGTGAACCTTTGGGTAGAGCACAATAAAAGCTTTCCCCAACACTGACGATCAAATGTGACTCCACACTCGGGCTTGATAGACAAAACCAGCATTCTTTAGACCTGAGAGAAACAAATTTGAAAAAACAATTACTTTCTCAGCCCATAGTCAAAATGACATTTATTCTCTAAATCAGTGAATACCTGTTAGCATTTTCAGATCTGGGCTTCCTTTGTACACTCAAATCTTGAAACTCATGCTTGTAGCTGCACTCTGGGCCCTTTTCACACTTTCCTTTGATGATAAGATCAAGACAAACGCCTCTACGGCACTGTTCTCTTGCCTCAGCGTTGTGTTGGAAATGGCAACTTTCTCCACGAGGACAGGACCCTGAGCACACAAATTTGAAGCAGAGCTTTTCCCCATCAGATCCATTCTTTTGCCGCTTCGAGACATCGTACCTCCAATACTGTGAATCAGAGGCATCGTCGTTTGACCTTTTCTTCGAATCAGCAGCTCCCTCTTGTAAAGTATAAGGACAGAGTGTAGTGTTTGGAGGCTTTGCACAAAGCTCTGATGGTGACATGACAGATGTTGGTGTAGGAGAAAGTGCATGAAGAAATTTCTGCATAGAGGGAAAAATTAGTAGCAATGGTAACGAAACCCCCCCCCCGCAGAAAACGCATAAAATAATGATCATTGTAAAGACTCAGCGTTCAAAACATATGTATCTAGCAGGAACCATGCATACAGCTAAAGAATACCAATTGATAGCAGTTGGTAACTGTCAGTAAAATTCCGGAGGCAAGTGACCAAACCAAAATCTAGATACCAAGCTTGTGTGACAGGAGTAACTATCAAAGAACATACCTGTTTGTTTTTGTTTCCAACTTGAGCAAGGCCAAGAAAGCGAGTTACATGACTAGAATCAACATTTAAGTAAGGTTCACGAGCATAAAACACCCCCATCGAACCTGCAATGTGATAGCTGCCACAAAACACACAAACACAAACAATAAATAAGTTCCAAACTTATCAATAACTCCCAGTAACGACAATAAAAGAACCAGAAAAAAAAAACAGTTACCGAGGTTTAACTTCCTTCACCAATTCAGAAACATTGAAATCACAACAAGACGAATCAGAAACATCTGCAGGAATATCAGACTCCGCAGCTCTGTTAGTAACCCCCGCAGGCCATTCATTAGTAAATAAACTAATTAAGGACCAACAATCACTAAAAACATGAACATAAAGAAACCAATCCATCCATCCATCAACAGTTCAAAAAAGGATATGTCAAGAACAAATCAACGACTCCAGAATCATCAGCGAGTGCACGAAGAGCATCAACATCATCTTGACTGTACTTACCAAACTGACCATCAGACGACTCCCTACCAGATAAGTAAGCCACAGACAAACCTAAAACACATAACCAAATCCATATCAGTAATATTCACAAACAAACAAGATTTGATTCTTTATCAAAATTAAAAAAAAAAAAACACACACACACACTGTTTTACCATGAAGAGTGAACTTCCCACTCCCTCTTAACCAAAACAAGTTGTGTGCGACCACGAGCCCGTCCATCTTAAACCCTTGATTCTCAGTTTTCTTCGAGGTCGCGGAGAGGATTTTGGGGGCGGAGACGCCGTAGTCTCCGGTGAAGTAAGTGGGGATCGGGACCTGAGCTCGGCCTTCGACGTAGTTCATAAACTCGTCTAGAAGCTCCGGCGAATCGGGGAAGAACTGGCCGACGCAGATTAGTGCGTCGAATGGACCTGCCGATTTGCTAACCTGCGTGAAAAATTGGGATTCGATTAAAACCCTAGGGAGATACAGAATCAGAAGGAGATACAGAGGCAGAGTGTGAGAGACCGATTGGACTCGTTTGAAGAGCTGATTCAGACGTCCGAGAGGATCTCCGCAGAGTAGGATTCTGGGCGCCATTAGTAGTAGAGGTGTGTGGAGTTACTTGTGAGAGAGAGAGATGATTTGACGGAGACGAGAGGAGCTTTTGGATGTTTTGGGCCTTCTGTCATGACTTAAACCAAGTCTCACCGGAACTTATATGAATTTTCAGATTTTAATTATTTATTTTATTAAATTATGTATTTATAAAATTCGATTATATTATATTCATTAAGTAAATATATTTTTTTTCATCTTAAACTATCTATTTTTTTTACGAATATGTGATATCATATAAAAAATATAGAAAAATGAATATACATAGTTAATTAGATAATTGTAAAAGCATAAATTTTTCTTTCGTTTGCGATATCATATAAATAATGATCCGTCCAGTTAACAAAAATCATGATTTTTTTATGCGTAATTTTTTTTTATTTTGACCATTTCCCAAACTATATTAAATTTTACATATTTTAATTAGAATATTTTTAATATCTTTACCTTTTTATTTGAAATGCAACTCAATATTTTTTTAAAAATTATAACAAAATATTTAAAAAATATTTTTAGAATTTGTTTGAAAAATATGAAAATTACATTTTAAATTAAAATTATCCTAAAATATGATAAGTTTTGATGTAAACGAAAACTCAAATTATGTCAAAAATAATTATATTCAATGATAATAACAATTTAAATTGATTATTTTTTAAAAAATACATTTACAAAAATATTGTTTGAAAGAAAATTCATTTCTCTTTCAAATATNNNNNNNNNNNNNNNNNNNNNNNNNNNNNNNNNNNNNNNNNNNNNNNNNNNNNNNNNNNNNNNNNNNNNNNNNNNNNNNNNNNNNNNNNNNNNNNNTTTTTTTGTTGATTAAATGACATTATGTCCAAATTTATTTAAGGATATTTCATTAAGATAACTGAAAAAGACAAACAATAAAATAGAAAGTTTAAATTCATTTAAGCATATTTCATTAATGTAACTGAAAAGACAAGTAATAAATTAGGCAGTTTTATTCGTTTTAGGATATTTCATAAATGCAACTGAAAAAGACAAGCAAAAAAATAGGAAGTTTAATTAATGAAGTAAGAACATTTTCAAATGGATACTTCTATTTTAATAATATAGATTGATAAATAAAATTTATTAGTACGTTTTAGTGGAAGTGGAATTCGTCTTCTACCGAAAATGAGTTACTAGAAAACGATTTCCAGAATAAACAAGTCCATTTATTTTTTTTAGAAGAAACAATCTAAAATAATTAAGATTCTAAATATGGAAAATGCGAATTCTACTAATTGTAAAAATCGCTACTTTTCTTTTGAAAGCAGTTTCTACTTTTATGAAGTATTCTAAAATTCCGGGTATGCGAAATCTAAACTTAACACGAACGTCTACAAAAAGTAGAAATTGTATTCAGAATTCTTGTCATGGTTCTACACAGCGTAGAAGGTGCCTTCTACGGATAAAAAACCATTTTTCTGAAAATTAAAGAAGTTTTGTTAAGAAAATATTCTAAAAATATTATAATTTCCTAAAACGTGTCCTGGTCGATTTTCTTTGTCAATATATAAAAAAAAATGATTTTGGCTTTGCTTCTTCATCAATCTATGATTTCTCCATAGTTTGTCTTGTGATTTTCAAAAACACTTGTTCTATGATGCATATCTATACAATATGTGGTGTTTGAAAATTTAGTGTAAGCACATGATGAGTTTTTTGGCTGATAATAAAGGGGGTAGGCTACTTTTATTGGAATCAAGTTCTACCTTAGAGGATTTTAAAAGAGTAGTTTTGGAGGATTCTAGAAACCAAATGCAATTAGGTTACAGGATATTTTTGATCTGTGTCGTGCGTTCTTTTTTTTTTAAATTGTTTTTACATTTTTTTCCTTTCTAAAACATTATGGGAATACCTTATTTTTTTATCTTTTTCCATTAAACTTTTTAAAAATGATTTTAATTTATGTTTAATTTGATTAAGGAAAAGTTAGTTTTGGGATTATGAAAAATATTATACTATAAGGACAACTTAGTGATGGTTTTATATTATAGGGACAACTATGTTGTTTTTTCGTTCTGTTTTGGCAATTTTCTCAATTTATAAACCATTAATTTTATAAAATGTCCATTTATATTTTTATGTTTTGTAAAATATATTTATAGTAGAATATATTATATTATAATATAGATGTTTGATAATAATTTTTTATCTGTACGTAATATTATATTTATAATTTTATAACTTGATGCAATTTGATGTAATTGTAATATTCATATATTAACCTATTGGTTTTTTTATTTAAAAAATGATTTAATTTTTACAGTAGGTTTTTATGAATTATTATTAATTTTATGATATTTGGTTTTCTTGAAAATTGTATTGTAGCAGATTAATATATACTATTGCAGTTTGTGTTTTTATTTTCAGCAAAAAGAAATAACAATTCATTGTTATTAATTAATTTAATTTTTTGTTTTTAAGTGAAGTGACAGATTTGTAAATAAGAAAGAAATGCAATGGCTAAATGTGTAAATAAAAAAAATATTTAATCTGCTATCCGTGTTTCCAAACAATTTTCATTTAATCTGCTATCCAAGTTTCCAAACGACAGAATTTGTAAATGAAAAAGAAATACTGTTACTAAATATGTAAATAAAAAAAATATTTAATCTGTTATCCTTATTTCGAAACAACTTCCATTTAATCTATTATTTAAGTTTCAAACAGTACCAAAAGGTACTTCACTTTTAATAATATATATGGACTTATATCTCTGTATATTAATCGATGATCTTTTAAATAGTTATAACCTTAAGTTTGTACTAATTAAAAAGAGATTTATCCTATGCGGCAGTTATTGTTGACGTGGCTGAATTTTAGAGAGTTTTGGCAAAACATAATCTAAAATTATACATCCCTAACGAGAAATACAATTCGATGGACCTATAACCGCATTATTTATACCATGTGCTTTGCTTCACGGATTGTGTGCATACTACGTATCAAGTTAGCATAACTATATATTAACAAATAATAAAATAATAATTCAAGTCCAAATGTATTCGTTTGTAAAAAGCTGTATCATATTTTTCAGGAGCCATTACGTACAAGTTATAAAGCTTTGGCAAAAAGAATCTAATTGTCTTTGATGGAAAATATCATGTCCACAGTATACTAATTGTCTTTTTATACTCAACCATGCAAATAATTTTTAAACACGTAATATATTCAGGCCCGGTCCGTTGGTTTTTGGCGCCTAAAACCCAATCCAACTATAAAAATATTTCACCTGAAAAACGAAGTTGAGTTTCAAACCCCGCCCTTTTGGTTAGACTAATAGCAGTGTCGACCACTACACTACAACTAACTTTAGAATTTCTTCTGCCCTATAAATATATAATATAATTTGGCGTCTAAAGCATGGACTTTGCCTGCTTTAGCCCAGGACCGGCCCTCAATATATTATACTTAATACACAATCATGAATACCATAGTGTATTGCTACACAATCATGAATACTATAGTGTATTGTATACATAATTGTGGATTGATCGGTTCAATATGGGACCTTACCAGTAATTTATGGTTTGAGGTGGATTATGAATCGTCTGGTTCTCGTACGGTTGAAGTCTATATCGTTTAAGACTTAAATCTAATAGAAGTTGATTGTATATAAAATAAAAGATGTCATTTGTTAATTCCCTGTATATTAATCGAGGATCATTTAAAAAGTTATAACATTAAGTTCGTACTAATTAAAAAGAACATCTGCTTAGGTGTCACTTAGTTAGGATGTCAATTTAGCTTACATGACAGCTTAATGACAGCTTAAGAATCAATTGAAAAAAATGTTGGTTAAAAATCTAATTATTAGGGAACATTATATTAACCCAAAATATAATAAGTATGTATTATTTCCTTAAATAAAAGCTACAAAATTACCTAATATGATTAACATATATATATGGCAATTAGTGACTATGAATAATATAGATTTGATAAAAAATTGCATCATTCCTCATTTTTGTCTAATTTTATATTATTAAAAGAAATTAAACAATCACATTAACCATATAATTAAAAAAATTAGATTTTTTTCTTATATGTTATATTTTGAAAATTTTAAAACGACTTTAAATTACAAAAATGAGGAAACCTTATATGTTATATTTTGAATTTTTTTAAAAATGATTTTACATTACAAAAATTAAGAAACCTCATATGTAATATTTTTATTATATGTTAAATTTTTTTCTTATATGTTATATTTTGAATTTTTTAAAACGAATTTAAATTACAAAAATATAATTTTTTCTTAAACATACGACTAAAAGCATTAAAACGACATGTATCAATGCGATGGTTAATCTGAAACTTTTCAAAAC
It encodes:
- the LOC106313037 gene encoding zinc finger CCCH domain-containing protein 64 encodes the protein MAPRILLCGDPLGRLNQLFKRVQSVSKSAGPFDALICVGQFFPDSPELLDEFMNYVEGRAQVPIPTYFTGDYGVSAPKILSATSKKTENQGFKMDGLVVAHNLFWLRGSGKFTLHGLSVAYLSGRESSDGQFGKYSQDDVDALRALADDSGVVDLFLTNEWPAGVTNRAAESDIPADVSDSSCCDFNVSELVKEVKPRYHIAGSMGVFYAREPYLNVDSSHVTRFLGLAQVGNKNKQKFLHALSPTPTSVMSPSELCAKPPNTTLCPYTLQEGAADSKKRSNDDASDSQYWRYDVSKRQKNGSDGEKLCFKFVCSGSCPRGESCHFQHNAEAREQCRRGVCLDLIIKGKCEKGPECSYKHEFQDLSVQRKPRSENANRSKECWFCLSSPSVESHLIVSVGESFYCALPKGSLVDDHILIIPIEHLPNTLALSPEGESELSRYQNGLRNCYKSQGNDAVFFELVSKRVSHANLQVVPVPSSRARLLPNIFSLAAEKLGFKLVTKKFSDSSEGRKYLQKEYDAALGLFYVELPDGTVLSHTLEENEVFPAQFGREVLAGLLKIPDRADWRNCKISQEEEAKLAEDFKKRFQEFDPCQ